In Geobacter sp., a single window of DNA contains:
- a CDS encoding NAD-dependent epimerase/dehydratase family protein, which yields MNILIIGGAGFLGANLVRRCLREKDVTVTVLDALEPHLRSTTDNIRDVWEQIHFVRGDIRDEHLISEVVQGQDIIFNCAAQTSHPLSIQYPLLDAEINCLGNLKLLESIRLLNPQAIVVYTSSSTVVGKALSSVVDEDHWERPLEIYSANKGVAEKYYRIYHTIHDLKTVVLRFANLFGPYGKGFQEFGFINYFIHLAWSNEEIKIFGSGDQSRNVMFVDDATEILWQAAQRSELYGETYFATGNEHRTVSEIASTIVAELGRGQLTHIPWPDERKRIEIENVRFSSQRLQEMTGWHPRFSLEEGLRATRKTLEAKGRGK from the coding sequence ATGAACATACTCATCATTGGCGGTGCCGGCTTTCTCGGCGCAAATCTGGTCAGGAGGTGCCTGCGCGAGAAAGACGTCACCGTTACAGTGCTCGACGCGCTGGAACCGCACCTCCGTTCCACCACGGACAACATCCGCGACGTCTGGGAACAGATACACTTCGTTCGCGGAGATATCCGCGACGAACACCTCATTTCCGAGGTGGTGCAGGGGCAGGACATCATCTTCAACTGCGCTGCCCAGACCTCCCATCCGCTCTCCATCCAGTATCCTTTGCTGGATGCCGAGATAAACTGCCTGGGCAACCTGAAGCTTTTGGAATCGATCCGGCTGCTGAACCCACAGGCCATTGTCGTGTATACCTCCAGCAGCACTGTGGTCGGCAAGGCGCTGAGTTCGGTCGTCGACGAAGACCACTGGGAGCGTCCGCTGGAGATCTACTCGGCCAATAAAGGGGTTGCCGAGAAATACTACCGCATCTACCATACCATCCACGATCTCAAGACCGTCGTTCTGCGCTTTGCCAACCTGTTCGGGCCTTACGGCAAGGGTTTCCAGGAATTCGGCTTTATCAACTACTTCATCCATCTCGCCTGGAGCAATGAAGAGATCAAGATCTTCGGCAGCGGCGACCAGTCGAGAAATGTCATGTTCGTTGACGACGCCACCGAGATCCTCTGGCAAGCGGCCCAACGTTCAGAACTCTACGGCGAGACGTATTTCGCCACCGGGAACGAACACCGCACCGTCAGCGAGATCGCCTCGACCATAGTTGCCGAACTGGGCAGGGGGCAGCTTACCCATATCCCCTGGCCGGACGAACGTAAGAGGATCGAGATCGAGAATGTGCGCTTTTCCTCGCAACGGCTCCAGGAAATGACCGGATGGCATCCGCGCTTTTCCCTGGAAGAAGGCCTGCGGGCCACACGGAAGACACTGGAAGCAAAAGGAAGGGGAAAGTAA
- a CDS encoding NAD-dependent epimerase/dehydratase family protein: MFRTIDSQFTDLLPAYRGKTVLITGAAGFIGTRLRSLLRTLDARLICISRTAPPATHAGGETWIRGDLSERASWESALKHPVDVVFHCAAQTSAYAADSAPVEDLRLNVVPIVHLLELCHQKKFSPFIVLASTITIAGLAQAQLIDESVPDAPVTVYDLHKLFAEQYLRSYIARSIARGTCMRLANVYGPGPKSGKEDRGVLNQMVRRAQQGNTLTVYKPGTFVRDYVHIDDVAMAFLHAAANADATNGQHYLIGTGTGHTLIEAASLVAEVVGKKSGTTVSVEMVTPQHPQSPIESRCYTADCSRFIRATGWQHTFDLAQGIESMLEDIA, from the coding sequence ATGTTTCGGACCATCGACAGTCAGTTTACCGACCTGCTCCCCGCATACCGCGGGAAAACAGTCCTTATTACCGGTGCGGCAGGTTTTATCGGAACCAGGCTGCGGTCGCTGCTCCGGACCCTGGACGCCCGGCTGATCTGCATCTCCAGGACAGCTCCGCCTGCAACCCATGCCGGCGGAGAGACGTGGATCCGGGGTGATCTCTCGGAACGCGCATCATGGGAAAGTGCGCTGAAACACCCAGTTGACGTGGTCTTCCATTGTGCTGCACAGACCAGCGCCTATGCGGCAGACAGCGCTCCCGTCGAGGACCTGCGTTTGAACGTGGTCCCCATCGTCCACCTCCTTGAACTCTGCCACCAGAAGAAGTTCTCACCGTTCATTGTTCTTGCCAGTACGATTACCATCGCTGGGCTCGCACAAGCTCAACTCATCGACGAGTCAGTGCCCGATGCGCCGGTCACCGTCTACGACCTGCACAAGCTGTTCGCGGAACAGTACCTGCGCAGCTACATCGCCCGTTCCATCGCCAGGGGAACCTGCATGCGGCTCGCAAACGTCTATGGTCCCGGTCCCAAGTCGGGCAAGGAAGACCGCGGCGTCCTCAACCAGATGGTACGCAGGGCGCAGCAGGGCAACACCCTGACGGTGTACAAACCAGGGACCTTTGTCCGCGACTACGTCCATATCGACGATGTTGCCATGGCATTCTTACATGCCGCTGCCAATGCGGATGCCACCAACGGACAGCACTACCTCATCGGCACCGGCACAGGGCACACGCTCATTGAGGCGGCCAGTCTCGTGGCAGAAGTAGTCGGGAAAAAGAGCGGAACCACTGTGAGCGTGGAAATGGTCACGCCGCAGCATCCCCAGTCGCCCATCGAAAGCCGCTGCTACACGGCCGACTGCAGCCGTTTCATCCGGGCAACCGGCTGGCAACACACCTTCGACCTTGCGCAAGGGATCGAATCCATGCTGGAGGATATCGCATGA